In Anthonomus grandis grandis chromosome 16, icAntGran1.3, whole genome shotgun sequence, a single window of DNA contains:
- the LOC126745808 gene encoding solute carrier family 25 member 44 encodes MDFIPVEVQDGQEFIKTIEWHMMDKTKFFPLSMLSSFSVRCALYPLTLIKTRLQVQKHNDMYSGMLDAYAKIYRHEGVSGLYRGFWISSVQIVSGVFYISTYEGVRHLLAQKHVDSRLRALVAGGCASLVGQTIIVPFDVLSQHLMMIGTVTKSKQNVAFNPLGINLSPGRSKVAITAELTRQIFKMDGISGFYRGYWASLAAYVPNSALWWGFYHFYQDELFKIIPSWVSHLFIQTIAGTMGGFTTTIITNPLDIVRARLQVQRIESMRLVFWDLWREERFRMFTKGLSARLVQSATFSFSIILGYETIKRVSVNDEYRDLIRW; translated from the exons ATGGATTTTATCCCAGTGGAAGTGCAAGATGGACAGGAATTCATTAAGACCATAGAATGGCACATGATGGATAAGACGAAATTCTTTCCCCTATCTATGCTTAGCTCGTTTAGTGTTCGGTGTGCTTTGTATCCTTTGACTTTGATTAAGACCCGGTTACAGGTGCAAAAACACAATGACATGTATAGTG gtatgCTAGATGCCTATGCAAAGATATATAGGCATGAGGGTGTTTCGGGGCTCTATAGAGGTTTTTGGATATCCTCTGTCCAAATAGTTAGtg GTGTATTTTATATCTCAACATATGAAGGCGTTAGGCATCTCTTAGCACAAAAACATGTAGATTCAAGGCTCAGAGCGCTGGTTGCTGGTGGTTGTGCATCTCTTGTCGGGCAGACTATTATTGTACCTTTTGACGTTTTAAGTCAGCACCTCATGATGATAGGAACTGTCACAAAGAGTAAACAAAAT GTAGCATTTAACCCTCTAGGAATAAACTTATCTCCTGGTAGAAGTAAAGTGGCTATAACTGCGGAGTTAACcagacaaatttttaagatgGATGGTATCAGTGGCTTTTATAGAGGCTACTGGGCCAGTTTGGCAGCTTATGTTCCTAATTCAGCTCTATGGTGGGGATTTTACCATTTCTATCAAG ATGAACTCTTTAAAATAATCCCATCCTGGGTTTCCCACTTATTCATCCAAACGATTGCCGGAACGATGGGCGGTTTTACCACAACAATAATCACGAACCCTCTCGATATAGTGAGAGCCCGTCTACAGGTTCAACGGATAGAGTCGATGCGGCTCGTATTCTGGGACTTGTGGCGCGAGGAACGCTTTAGGATGTTCACCAAAGGCCTCAGTGCCAGATTAGTACAATCGGCCACCTTTagttttagtataattttaGGGTATGAAACAATCAAGAGGGTGTCCGTAAACGATGAATATAGAGACCTTATCAGATGGTGA